One part of the Desulfovibrio aminophilus DSM 12254 genome encodes these proteins:
- a CDS encoding motility protein A has product MNRKNILGLIVCLILFVTSFALTPSGLAGYWNLAALLVVISGLGASLLIAYPFETIRNAWAVARNAYRSRPATPDEVARTLLDLSVRCRVDGMLSLERLEELSRDTFLAGAVQCLVDNYKEEEMRDLLGAEMRFFALRRQQSERVFLTLARLAPAFGLAGSVIGIIGMIMGINDTAVILQNIPVAFISTLYGVILGNLVFAPLAENIHQQTRAQLLNQEMVLEGVAAMSREQNPYKLERRLSALLTPGLRAEQIQALRGITRKYARQKIAKEEGSLLADVS; this is encoded by the coding sequence ATGAACCGCAAGAACATCCTGGGATTGATCGTCTGCCTCATCCTCTTCGTGACCAGTTTCGCACTGACTCCCTCGGGACTGGCGGGGTATTGGAATCTGGCCGCCCTCCTGGTGGTCATCTCCGGCCTGGGTGCCTCGCTGCTCATCGCCTATCCCTTCGAGACCATCCGCAACGCCTGGGCCGTGGCCCGCAACGCCTATCGTTCGCGGCCCGCCACCCCGGACGAGGTGGCCCGGACCCTGCTCGACCTCTCCGTGCGCTGCCGGGTGGACGGCATGCTCTCCCTGGAGCGCCTGGAGGAGCTGTCCCGCGACACCTTCCTGGCCGGAGCCGTGCAGTGCCTGGTGGACAACTACAAGGAGGAGGAGATGCGCGATCTCCTCGGCGCGGAGATGCGTTTCTTCGCCTTGCGCCGCCAGCAGAGCGAACGGGTCTTCCTGACCCTGGCCCGGCTGGCCCCGGCCTTCGGCCTGGCGGGCAGCGTCATCGGCATCATCGGCATGATCATGGGCATCAACGACACCGCCGTGATCCTCCAGAACATCCCGGTGGCCTTCATCTCCACGCTCTACGGCGTGATCCTGGGCAACCTCGTCTTCGCGCCCCTGGCGGAAAACATTCATCAACAGACCCGGGCCCAGCTCCTGAATCAGGAGATGGTCCTGGAAGGCGTGGCGGCCATGTCCCGTGAGCAGAACCCCTACAAATTGGAACGCCGCCTGAGCGCGCTGCTGACCCCCGGCCTGCGCGCCGAGCAGATTCAGGCTCTGCGCGGCATCACCCGCAAGTATGCCCGCCAGAAGATCGCCAAGGAAGAGGGCAGCCTGTTGGCCGACGTTTCCTGA
- a CDS encoding Maf family protein, with protein MPTQSIHPDQGAFRSVLPLVLASGSPRRRELLASLGIDFLIDSGNGDEPRPEPGESPEAYAVRASTAKARQVANRHPKAVILAADTIVVLDGDILGKPVDDADALAMLTRLSGRTHQVVTGCCLLTPDGGEERFAVSSDVTMRRSSREELLAYAATGEPRDKAGAYAIQGLGGFLVRRVEGSYTNVVGLPLSRVLERLLVDGVLAPAIASTTKNS; from the coding sequence ATGCCGACACAATCCATCCACCCCGACCAGGGCGCGTTCCGCTCGGTCCTGCCGCTGGTGCTGGCCTCCGGGTCGCCCCGCCGCCGGGAACTGCTGGCTTCCCTGGGCATCGACTTTCTCATCGACTCCGGCAACGGCGACGAACCCCGCCCCGAGCCGGGCGAGTCCCCCGAGGCCTATGCCGTGCGCGCCTCCACGGCCAAGGCCCGGCAGGTGGCGAACCGCCATCCCAAGGCCGTGATCCTGGCCGCCGACACCATCGTGGTCCTGGACGGGGACATCCTGGGCAAGCCCGTGGACGACGCCGACGCCCTGGCCATGCTCACCCGGCTCTCGGGCCGTACGCACCAGGTGGTCACGGGCTGCTGCCTGCTCACCCCGGACGGCGGGGAGGAACGCTTCGCCGTGAGTTCGGACGTGACCATGCGCCGTTCCAGCCGGGAGGAACTGCTGGCCTACGCGGCCACGGGCGAGCCCCGCGACAAGGCCGGGGCCTACGCCATCCAGGGTCTGGGCGGCTTCCTGGTGCGCCGGGTGGAAGGATCCTATACCAACGTGGTGGGTCTGCCACTATCCCGAGTGCTGGAGCGGCTGCTCGTCGACGGGGTGCTCGCG
- a CDS encoding OmpA/MotB family protein — MPQKDDSVLAHYGLGGSGDEQPGGGLTDWAVPWSDLMMTLCVLFVVLFVYASTHKNVTVLFRPNPSQAVDPMGGMSERLLDRLEDRTLFLRVTDGREVLYRSDHLGVSVVREPGGHIRVTLRGDVFFEPGHAALQPRSLAYLDEVAGILRTHGGLIHVLGYVDESEAATADGFDLSARRAANVARHLLDTQGLDPRRLLVSGHGAYRPESPSGLPGGPERNRRVEILLLADR; from the coding sequence ATGCCTCAGAAAGACGATTCCGTCCTGGCCCATTATGGCCTGGGCGGTTCCGGGGACGAGCAGCCGGGCGGAGGGCTGACGGACTGGGCCGTGCCCTGGTCCGACCTGATGATGACGCTTTGCGTCCTCTTCGTGGTGCTCTTCGTCTACGCCAGCACACACAAGAACGTGACTGTGCTTTTCCGGCCCAATCCCTCGCAGGCTGTGGATCCGATGGGCGGCATGTCCGAGCGGCTCCTGGACCGCCTGGAGGACCGCACCCTGTTCCTGCGCGTGACCGACGGCCGCGAGGTGCTCTACCGCTCGGACCATCTGGGCGTGAGCGTGGTGCGCGAGCCAGGCGGCCATATCCGCGTGACCCTGCGCGGCGATGTTTTCTTCGAGCCCGGCCACGCCGCGTTGCAGCCCCGTTCCCTGGCCTACCTGGACGAGGTGGCCGGAATCCTGCGTACCCACGGCGGATTGATCCACGTCCTGGGCTACGTGGACGAGAGCGAGGCCGCCACGGCCGACGGCTTCGATCTTTCGGCCCGTCGAGCAGCCAACGTGGCCCGCCATCTTCTCGACACCCAGGGTCTGGACCCCAGGCGGCTGCTGGTCAGCGGCCATGGGGCCTACCGTCCCGAATCGCCGTCCGGCCTGCCCGGCGGCCCAGAGCGCAACCGGCGGGTGGAGATTCTTCTGCTCGCCGACAGGTGA
- a CDS encoding glucokinase — protein sequence MRILAADIGGTNSRFAVFRAGPGPLEREGGLTLPSAGAADFTSLLARVWAGIGAGPEDFDAAVLAVAGPVRGRSCRPPNISWDIDLERDWSDPTPCLLLNDFLAQAYACRTPAVAEARVIHPGTADPRGAVAVIGAGTGLGHCALLPLDRGFTAVPSEGGHASFAFVGPEEGAYEEFLRKETGRPYAYGDLVVTGSGLSLLHRFHTGRDLAPAQVAAELGPDSPTLVWFARFYARACRNYALTVLATGGLYVSGGLAAKNPTVVDNDHFRAEFINSPAHAELLRSLPVRLNANENSGLYGAALFGQRALERATGLEA from the coding sequence ATGCGGATTCTCGCCGCCGACATCGGCGGAACCAACAGTCGGTTCGCCGTGTTCCGGGCCGGTCCCGGACCACTTGAGCGGGAGGGCGGCCTGACGCTGCCCAGCGCCGGGGCCGCGGACTTCACCTCGCTCCTGGCGCGGGTCTGGGCCGGAATCGGCGCGGGGCCGGAGGACTTCGACGCGGCCGTTTTGGCCGTGGCTGGGCCGGTGCGCGGTCGCAGCTGTCGCCCGCCGAACATTTCCTGGGACATCGACCTGGAGCGCGACTGGTCCGACCCGACGCCCTGTCTGCTGCTCAACGATTTCCTGGCCCAGGCTTATGCTTGCCGCACTCCGGCCGTGGCCGAGGCCCGGGTGATCCATCCCGGGACCGCCGATCCCCGGGGAGCCGTGGCCGTCATCGGCGCGGGCACGGGGCTGGGGCACTGCGCACTGCTGCCGCTGGATCGGGGCTTCACGGCCGTGCCCTCGGAGGGCGGCCACGCGTCTTTCGCCTTCGTGGGGCCGGAGGAGGGCGCTTACGAGGAGTTTCTGCGCAAGGAGACGGGCAGGCCCTACGCTTACGGCGACCTTGTGGTCACGGGCTCTGGTCTGTCCCTGCTGCATCGTTTCCATACCGGCCGTGATCTGGCCCCGGCCCAAGTGGCCGCCGAACTGGGGCCGGATTCGCCCACGCTGGTCTGGTTCGCGCGCTTCTACGCCCGGGCCTGCCGCAACTACGCCCTGACCGTGCTGGCCACGGGCGGCCTGTATGTCTCCGGCGGGCTGGCGGCCAAGAATCCGACAGTGGTGGACAACGACCATTTCCGCGCGGAATTCATCAATTCGCCGGCGCACGCCGAGTTGCTGCGCAGCCTGCCCGTGCGGCTCAACGCCAACGAGAACAGCGGTCTTTACGGAGCGGCCCTCTTTGGGCAGCGTGCGCTGGAACGCGCGACCGGCCTGGAGGCATGA
- a CDS encoding TVP38/TMEM64 family protein: MLSSPLNRLILTLLAVMALAAFFALSPWGLACLERIQTIRNQLALFGAEHPAFLWGGVLCFSALLAMLPGPGRLLAAVAAGAACGVFWGGLATVCGATLGAAAVRALARGSLAAWARGRFGPGLRRVNYGVERKGAWYLFSLRLTGSAPFFLTNVAVAFTRLRPVAFLGATFLGLTPEILLLANVGRALSAASVSGELASPGLLFALALAVIGPLVLRHGLPLAIGMVSGAQTG; this comes from the coding sequence ATGCTCTCGTCTCCCCTGAACCGTCTGATATTGACGCTTCTGGCCGTCATGGCCCTGGCGGCCTTCTTCGCCCTGAGCCCTTGGGGCCTCGCCTGTCTGGAACGAATACAGACGATTCGGAACCAGTTGGCATTGTTCGGTGCGGAGCATCCCGCATTCCTTTGGGGCGGCGTCCTGTGTTTTTCCGCGCTGCTCGCCATGCTTCCCGGCCCGGGCAGGCTCCTGGCGGCCGTGGCGGCGGGTGCCGCCTGCGGTGTTTTCTGGGGCGGCCTCGCGACGGTCTGCGGCGCGACCCTTGGTGCGGCGGCGGTTCGGGCCCTGGCACGCGGTTCTCTGGCGGCCTGGGCCAGGGGGCGTTTCGGCCCGGGATTGCGGCGCGTCAACTACGGCGTGGAGCGCAAGGGGGCGTGGTACCTCTTCAGTCTGCGTCTCACCGGCTCCGCGCCGTTTTTTCTCACCAACGTGGCCGTGGCCTTCACGCGGTTGCGACCCGTCGCCTTTCTGGGGGCCACCTTTCTGGGCCTGACGCCGGAGATCCTGCTCCTGGCCAATGTGGGCCGCGCCCTGTCCGCTGCAAGTGTTTCCGGAGAGTTGGCGTCTCCTGGTCTGCTCTTTGCCCTGGCGCTGGCCGTGATCGGACCCCTGGTGCTGCGCCACGGCCTGCCCCTGGCTATTGGCATGGTGAGCGGAGCTCAGACCGGTTGA